The Nyctibius grandis isolate bNycGra1 chromosome 3, bNycGra1.pri, whole genome shotgun sequence genome window below encodes:
- the CHMP5 gene encoding charged multivesicular body protein 5, with translation MNRFFGKAKPKAPPPSLTDCIGTVDSRAESIDKKIARLDAELVKYKDQMKKMREGPAKNTVKQKALRVLKQKRMYEQQRDNLSQQSFNMEQANYTIQALKDTKTTVDAMKLGVKEMKKAYKQVKIDQIEDIQDQLEDMMEEASEVQEALSRSYGTPEIDEDDLEAELDALGDELLADEDNSYLDEAASVPAIPEVTPTDTKNKDGVLVDEFGLPKIPAT, from the exons ATGAACCGCTTCTTCGGCAAAGCGAAGCCGAAGGCGCCTCCGCCCAGCCTCACCGACTGCATCGGGACG GTGGATAGCAGAGCTGAGTCAATTGACAAGAAAATCGCTAGGCTCGATGCAGAACTAGTGAAGTATAAGGATCAAATGAAGAAGATGAGAGAGGGGCCTGCAAAG aataCAGTAAAGCAGAAAGCATTGAGAGTGTTGAAGCAGAAGCGAAT GTATGAACAACAGCGGGATAATCTATCACAGCAGTCTTTTAATATGGAACAAGCTAATTACACTATTCAGGCACTGAAGGATACAAAGACAACG GTTGACGCAATGAAACTGGGggtgaaagaaatgaagaaagcttACAAGCAAGTCAAAATTGATCAAATTGAG GACATACAAGATCAGTTAGAGGATATGATGGAAGAAGCCAGTGAAGTCCAGGAGGCACTGAGTCGTAGCTATGGAACGCCAGAGATTGATGAAGATGACTTGGAAGCAG AACTGGATGCGTTAGGTGATGAACTTTTAGCTGATGAAGACAATTCCTACTTAGATGAAGCCGCATCTGTTCCAGCAATCCCAGAGGTCACTCCTACTGACACGAAAAACAAA GATGGTGTACTGGTGGATGAATTTGGATTGCCAAAGATCCCTGCAACATAA
- the FH gene encoding fumarate hydratase, mitochondrial: MHRSLRACRRLGSSAGLLARPPPPRAAPRWVPPPLPRAAMSTQEAFRIEYDTFGELKVPSDKYYGAQTVRSTMNFKIGGVSERMPVQIIRAFGILKRAAAEVNQDYGLDPKIANAIVKAADEVAEGKLNDHFPLVVWQTGSGTQTNMNVNEVISNRAIEIMGGKLGSKTPVHPNDHVNKSQSSNDTFPTAMHIAAAQEVNEVLLPGLKKLQNALEAKSKEFSQIIKIGRTHTQDAVPLTLGQEFSGYVQQIKYGVARIESTMPRVYQLAAGGTAVGTGLNTRIGFAEKVAAKVAELTGLPFVTAPNKFEALAAHDALVELSGAMNTVACSLMKIANDIRFLGSGPRSGLGELILPENEPGSSIMPGKVNPTQCEAVTMVAAQVMGNHVAVTVGGSNGHFELNVFKPMMIKNVLNSARLLGDVCVSFTDNCVAGIQANTDRIDKLMSESLMLVTALNPHIGYDKAAKIAKTAHREGTTLKEAAVKLGFLTADQFDQWVKPKDMLGPQ, translated from the exons ATGCACCGCTCACTCCGCGCCTGCCGCCGCCTCGGCAGCTCCGCCGGCCTCCTCGCGCGCCCACCGCCCCCGCGCGCCGCCCCGCGCTGGGTGCCGCCGCCGCTACCGCGCGCCGCCATG TCCACCCAAGAGGCTTTTAGGATAGAATATGATACATTTGGTGAACTGAAGGTCCCAAGTGACAAATACTATGGTGCCCAGACTGTAAGATCTACAATGAACTTCAAGATTGGAGGTGTTTCAGAAAGAATGCCA GTTCAAATTATAAGGGCTTTTGGCATCTTGAAGAGAGCAGCTGCTGAAGTAAATCAAGATTATGGTCTCGACCCAAAGATTGCTAATGCTATTGTAAAGGCGGCAGATGAG GTAgctgaaggaaaattaaatgatCACTTCCCATTGGTGGTGTGGCAGACTGGATCTGGAACTCAAACCAATATGAATGTCAATGAAGTCATCAGCAATAGAGCCATTGAAATAATGGGGGGCAAACTGGGGAGTAAAACCCCAGTACATCCGAATGATCATGTTAACAAAAGCCAG AGTTCAAATGACACTTTCCCAACAGCAATGCATattgctgctgcccaggaggtTAATGAGGTGTTGTTACCTGGATTAAAGAAGCTACAGAATGCACTTGAAGCGAAATCCAAAGAGTTTTCCCAAATCATAAAAATAGGGCGCACCCATACACAAGATGCTGTTCCACTTACGCTTggacag GAATTTAGTGGCTATGTGCAACAAATTAAATATGGTGTGGCTAGAATTGAGTCGACCATGCCAAGAGTGTACCAGCTGGCAGCTGGCGGGACTGCAGTTGGTACAGGATTAAACACAAGAATTGGCTTTGCTGAGAAAGTTGCTGCTAAAGTGGCTGAACTGACAG GTTTGCCTTTCGTCACTGCTCCAAATAAGTTTGAAGCTCTTGCGGCTCATGATGCTCTAGTTGAACTCAGTGGAGCTATGAACACAGTGGCATGCAGTCTGATGAAAATAGCTAATGATATTCGTTTTCTGGGTTCTGGACCACGCTCTGGACTAGGAGAACTCATCCTGCCGGAAAATGAACCAGGAAGCAGCATTATGCCAG GAAAAGTGAACCCTACCCAGTGTGAAGCTGTAACCATGGTGGCAGCCCAAGTTATGGGAAACCATGTTGCTGTTACTGTAGGAGGTAGCAATGGACACTTTGAACTGAATGTTTTTAAGCCCATGATG attaaaaatgttttaaactctGCAAGACTTCTTGGAGATGTTTGTGTTTCCTTCACTGACAACTGTGTAGCTGGAATCCAAGCCAACACAGACAGGATCGACAAACTCATGAGCGAATCTTTGATGTTGGTAACAGCACTTAACCCGCATATAG GCTACGACAAAGCCGCCAAGATCGCCAAGACGGCGCACCGGGAGGGGACGACGCTGAAGGAGGCGGCGGTGAAGCTGGGCTTCCTCACCGCCGACCAGTTCGACCAGTGGGTGAAGCCCAAAGACATGTTGGGTCCTCAGTAa